A window of Luoshenia tenuis contains these coding sequences:
- a CDS encoding terminase large subunit domain-containing protein, whose translation MYTLTRRQQAFMDAGADEVLFGGAAGGGKSYGQLIDALYYALRYPGSKQLILRRTFPELEKSLIRVAEELYPAAAYRYNAARHMGKFCNGSLIDFGYCDSERDVTRYQSAEYDVIRFDELTHFTERMYTYLLSRLRGANPYPKQVKSATNPGGVGHAWVKARFITPMPPGEERRFAGGSRIYLPARVKDNRFLLDADPGYLRRLQNLSERDRQALLYGDWDLFEGQYFDEFKRGVHVVAPFAIPEDWTRYRTLDYGLDCLACYFIALSPEGKGYVYREIFESDLIISRAAERIRTATGAGERIRATFAPPDLWNRRQDTGRSAAEGFAAAGVGLTKADNRRVMGWYELKEWLHPGEAGPRLLIFPGCVKLIESLSSILADPDNPEDCARQPHELTHAPDALRYFVAGRPHPARSRPGERGLAAFLRYGG comes from the coding sequence GTGTACACGCTGACGCGGCGGCAGCAGGCCTTTATGGACGCGGGGGCGGACGAGGTGCTGTTCGGCGGGGCGGCGGGGGGCGGCAAGAGCTATGGGCAGCTGATCGACGCGCTGTACTACGCGCTGCGCTACCCGGGCAGCAAGCAGCTGATCTTGCGGCGCACCTTCCCCGAACTGGAAAAGTCCCTCATCCGGGTGGCGGAGGAACTTTACCCAGCCGCGGCCTACCGCTACAACGCGGCCCGGCACATGGGGAAGTTCTGCAACGGGTCGCTGATCGACTTTGGCTACTGCGACAGCGAGCGGGACGTGACCCGCTACCAGAGCGCGGAGTACGACGTGATCCGCTTTGACGAGCTGACCCACTTTACCGAGCGGATGTACACCTACCTACTCAGCCGGCTGCGGGGGGCCAACCCCTATCCCAAACAGGTGAAGAGCGCCACTAACCCCGGCGGGGTGGGGCACGCCTGGGTCAAGGCCCGGTTCATCACCCCCATGCCGCCGGGGGAGGAGCGACGATTTGCCGGGGGCAGCCGCATCTACCTGCCCGCGCGGGTGAAGGACAACCGCTTTTTGCTGGATGCGGACCCGGGGTACCTGCGCAGGCTTCAGAACCTAAGCGAGCGGGACCGGCAGGCCCTGCTCTATGGGGATTGGGATCTGTTTGAAGGCCAGTACTTTGACGAGTTCAAGCGGGGCGTGCACGTGGTAGCTCCCTTTGCGATACCGGAGGATTGGACGCGCTACCGCACGCTGGACTACGGGCTGGACTGCCTGGCCTGCTACTTTATCGCCCTGTCGCCGGAGGGGAAGGGGTACGTGTACCGGGAGATCTTTGAGAGCGACCTGATCATCTCCAGGGCCGCGGAGCGGATACGCACGGCCACCGGGGCGGGGGAGCGGATACGGGCCACCTTCGCCCCGCCAGACCTTTGGAACCGCCGCCAGGATACCGGGCGCAGCGCGGCGGAGGGGTTTGCCGCCGCCGGGGTGGGGCTGACAAAGGCGGACAACCGGCGGGTGATGGGCTGGTATGAGCTGAAGGAGTGGCTGCATCCCGGGGAGGCGGGGCCAAGGCTTTTGATCTTCCCCGGGTGCGTGAAGCTGATCGAGAGCTTAAGCTCCATCCTGGCCGACCCGGATAACCCGGAGGACTGCGCCCGGCAGCCCCACGAGCTGACCCACGCGCCGGACGCGCTGCGCTACTTTGTGGCCGGCCGGCCGCACCCGGCAAGATCGCGCCCGGGCGAGCGGGGGCTGGCGGCCTTCCTGCGGTATGGGGGATGA
- a CDS encoding DUF2975 domain-containing protein gives MKQQELSRWLRMIVLLTAAITAIFLCLIAPTMGQDIAAANPEFAFMLAPALIFLAVSAIPFYLALYRAYRVLQQVGRDHSFCAENAAHLKAISRLALIDTLWYFLGAVALVIGNVGHPSVLLAMGLVIFIGVAAAVAAATLSHLVQKAAALQSENELTI, from the coding sequence ATGAAACAACAAGAACTCTCCCGCTGGCTCAGGATGATCGTGCTGCTCACCGCGGCCATCACCGCCATCTTCCTGTGCCTGATCGCCCCCACCATGGGGCAGGACATCGCCGCGGCCAACCCGGAGTTCGCCTTTATGCTGGCCCCGGCGCTGATCTTTCTGGCCGTCAGCGCCATTCCCTTCTACCTGGCGCTCTACCGGGCCTACCGGGTGCTCCAGCAGGTGGGGCGGGATCATTCCTTTTGCGCCGAAAACGCCGCCCACTTAAAGGCCATCTCCCGCCTGGCGCTGATCGATACCCTGTGGTACTTTTTGGGCGCGGTCGCTTTGGTGATTGGCAATGTGGGCCACCCCAGCGTCTTGCTGGCCATGGGGCTTGTGATCTTTATCGGCGTGGCGGCGGCGGTGGCGGCGGCGACTTTAAGCCACCTGGTGCAAAAGGCCGCCGCGCTGCAAAGCGAAAACGAGCTGACCATCTAA
- a CDS encoding chitobiase/beta-hexosaminidase C-terminal domain-containing protein has product MAITLHDKYAKQIAAMFAEKSFVTGRLSDDYDWSGAKTVKVVTPLTVPMNDYTRTGTNRYGEPVEMQDIVQEMTLTQDKSFALTIDKGNNADQSGLKAAGKMLALQIAERAVPTMDAYVLDRLANLAGRIVGNEEALTTANICERISEGTLALDDGEVPQEGRTLFVSNATYKLLKHSDEFLAIDELGQAALCKGQVGQYDNMAVVKVPLGRWPKHVNFMLVYKNSATAPVKLNDTRLHQDPPGISGNLLEGRQYYDCFVFGARCEGVYVEVDTAQGKGEVAKTPTISSAGAITCATSGASIRYTTDGTDPRYSPTAKTGAQSDVTATGTVVRAYAYKEGIYPSALAEMTL; this is encoded by the coding sequence ATGGCGATTACCTTACACGACAAGTATGCCAAGCAGATCGCCGCGATGTTCGCGGAAAAGAGCTTTGTGACCGGGCGGCTCTCGGACGATTACGACTGGAGCGGGGCCAAGACGGTCAAAGTGGTCACCCCCCTTACGGTGCCCATGAACGACTACACCCGCACCGGCACCAACCGCTACGGCGAGCCGGTGGAGATGCAGGACATCGTCCAGGAGATGACCCTGACCCAGGACAAGAGCTTTGCCCTGACCATTGACAAGGGCAACAACGCCGACCAGAGCGGCTTAAAAGCCGCCGGCAAGATGCTGGCCCTGCAGATCGCCGAGCGGGCGGTGCCCACCATGGACGCTTACGTGCTGGACCGCCTGGCCAACCTGGCCGGCCGCATCGTGGGCAACGAGGAGGCGCTGACCACTGCCAACATCTGCGAGCGCATCTCCGAGGGCACGCTGGCCCTGGACGACGGGGAGGTGCCCCAGGAGGGGCGCACGCTGTTCGTATCCAACGCCACGTACAAGCTGCTTAAGCACTCGGACGAGTTTCTGGCCATTGACGAGCTGGGGCAGGCGGCGCTGTGCAAGGGGCAGGTGGGCCAGTACGACAACATGGCCGTGGTGAAGGTGCCCCTTGGCCGCTGGCCCAAGCACGTGAACTTTATGCTGGTGTACAAAAACAGCGCCACCGCGCCGGTGAAGCTGAACGATACCCGGCTGCATCAGGACCCCCCGGGCATCTCGGGCAACCTTTTGGAGGGGCGGCAGTATTACGACTGCTTTGTGTTCGGCGCGCGTTGCGAGGGGGTGTACGTGGAGGTGGATACCGCCCAGGGCAAGGGCGAGGTGGCCAAGACCCCCACGATCTCCAGCGCGGGGGCCATCACCTGCGCCACCAGCGGCGCGTCCATCCGCTACACCACCGACGGGACCGACCCGCGCTACAGCCCCACGGCCAAGACCGGCGCCCAGAGCGACGTGACCGCCACGGGCACGGTGGTGCGCGCCTATGCCTATAAAGAGGGCATCTACCCCAGCGCCCTGGCGGAGATGACGCTGTAA
- a CDS encoding cation:proton antiporter has protein sequence MIFESWHLSQHTLVVVCLAAILLAAFFMTRLTKKLHLPNVTGYILAGVFIGPCMLSLIPQAAIDNMDFVTDIALSFIAFSVGKYLRWDNLKKNGSHVLIITLFEALVAAAVVTVTMIAVFRLPVSFALLLGAIASATAPASTIMTLRQYHAKGQFVDILLAVVALDDVVALVAFSACAAVAQGLAGEGFSLATVLEPILLNFAAIGLGGLLGYALHKVIDANHTKDTRLMVAVAMILVVTGFCSALDLSPLLACMALGAVYINAGKQQEIFSQVDTFAVPVLAIFFVLSGMRLDLTALSSAGVIGIAYFLVRILGKYAGCFAGAALSRAPKAVRNFMGMGLIPQAGVAIGLALLAQRILPPETGGLLSTIILSSSVLYEMIGPACAKGSLFLAHVIPRAEKTGPAGLPPPPRQPRKARAPHHGHKFALGAKR, from the coding sequence ATGATCTTTGAGAGCTGGCACCTGAGCCAACACACCCTGGTGGTGGTCTGCCTGGCCGCCATCTTGCTGGCCGCCTTTTTTATGACCCGGCTGACCAAAAAGCTGCACCTGCCCAACGTTACCGGGTATATTCTGGCGGGGGTGTTCATCGGGCCGTGCATGCTCAGCCTGATCCCCCAGGCCGCCATCGACAATATGGATTTCGTCACCGACATCGCGCTGAGCTTTATCGCCTTTTCGGTGGGCAAGTATCTGCGCTGGGACAACCTGAAGAAGAACGGCAGCCACGTGCTGATCATCACCCTTTTTGAGGCGCTGGTGGCCGCCGCGGTGGTGACGGTGACCATGATCGCCGTCTTCCGCCTGCCGGTGAGCTTTGCGCTGCTGCTGGGGGCCATCGCCTCGGCCACGGCCCCGGCCTCCACGATCATGACGCTGCGCCAGTACCACGCCAAGGGCCAGTTTGTGGATATTCTGCTGGCCGTGGTGGCGCTGGACGACGTGGTGGCGCTGGTGGCCTTTAGCGCCTGCGCGGCGGTGGCCCAGGGCCTGGCGGGCGAGGGGTTCAGCCTGGCGACGGTGCTGGAGCCCATTTTGCTGAACTTTGCGGCCATCGGCCTTGGGGGGCTGCTGGGCTACGCGCTGCATAAGGTGATCGACGCCAACCATACCAAGGATACCCGGCTGATGGTGGCCGTGGCCATGATCCTGGTGGTGACCGGCTTTTGCTCGGCGCTAGACCTGTCGCCGCTGCTGGCCTGCATGGCGCTGGGGGCGGTGTACATCAACGCCGGCAAGCAGCAGGAGATCTTCAGCCAGGTGGATACCTTTGCCGTGCCGGTGCTGGCCATCTTCTTCGTGCTCAGCGGCATGCGCTTGGACTTAACGGCGCTTTCCAGCGCCGGGGTGATCGGCATAGCCTATTTTCTGGTGCGCATCCTGGGCAAGTACGCGGGCTGCTTTGCGGGTGCGGCGCTTAGCCGTGCGCCCAAAGCGGTACGCAATTTTATGGGGATGGGGCTGATCCCCCAGGCCGGGGTGGCCATAGGCCTGGCGCTGCTGGCCCAGCGCATCCTCCCGCCGGAGACCGGGGGGCTTTTGAGCACCATCATCTTAAGCTCCTCGGTGCTCTATGAGATGATCGGCCCGGCCTGCGCCAAGGGTTCGCTGTTTCTGGCCCACGTGATCCCCCGCGCGGAAAAGACCGGCCCTGCGGGGCTGCCCCCGCCCCCGCGCCAGCCCCGCAAGGCCCGCGCCCCGCACCACGGGCACAAGTTCGCCCTGGGCGCCAAGCGGTAG
- a CDS encoding LysR family transcriptional regulator, protein MIDPKIRTFLMIVELRNYTQAGKVLAMSQPAVSHQMRQLEEEYNIKIFYPNRRPLMLTPEGEVLLKYARRAVSIANTARQALEDCKNSVKRFSVGITTTVSEYVISRVLADYCLEHPDVHINIVTDSIKNIYDKLQSYELDWAIIEGTVPKNSYHSVLLDTDYLCLVVSPQHPFAGRAQVSLDELKREKLILRSRAAGTRLLFDNYLYNHSDDIANYNIVIETDNITTIKELVAQNFGLSVMARSACRAELATGRLREVPMENFRIVREINLIYREDFSHTDILGEIRQLYAQNQ, encoded by the coding sequence ATGATCGATCCCAAGATCCGCACTTTTTTAATGATCGTCGAGCTGCGCAACTACACCCAGGCGGGCAAAGTACTGGCCATGAGCCAGCCCGCCGTCAGCCACCAGATGCGCCAGCTGGAGGAAGAATACAACATAAAGATCTTCTACCCAAACCGCCGGCCCCTGATGCTGACGCCCGAGGGCGAGGTGCTGCTCAAATACGCCAGGCGGGCGGTCTCCATCGCCAATACTGCAAGACAGGCCCTGGAGGATTGCAAAAACAGCGTCAAACGCTTCTCGGTGGGCATCACCACCACCGTATCGGAGTACGTCATCAGCCGGGTACTGGCCGATTACTGTCTGGAGCACCCGGACGTGCATATCAATATTGTGACTGACTCCATAAAAAATATTTATGATAAGCTGCAGTCCTACGAGCTGGACTGGGCCATTATCGAGGGCACGGTGCCCAAGAACAGCTACCACAGCGTGCTGCTGGATACCGATTACCTGTGCCTGGTGGTCTCCCCCCAGCACCCCTTTGCCGGCCGCGCCCAGGTCTCCCTGGACGAGCTCAAGCGGGAGAAGCTGATCCTGCGCTCCCGGGCGGCAGGCACGCGGCTGCTGTTTGACAACTACCTGTACAACCACTCGGACGATATTGCCAACTACAACATCGTCATCGAGACGGACAACATCACCACCATTAAAGAGCTGGTAGCCCAGAATTTCGGCCTGAGCGTGATGGCCCGCAGCGCCTGCCGGGCCGAGCTGGCCACGGGCAGGCTGCGGGAGGTGCCGATGGAGAACTTCCGCATCGTGCGGGAGATCAACCTGATCTACCGGGAGGATTTCTCCCATACCGATATTCTGGGCGAGATCCGCCAGCTCTACGCCCAGAACCAATAG